A genomic region of Thunnus maccoyii chromosome 13, fThuMac1.1, whole genome shotgun sequence contains the following coding sequences:
- the LOC121910211 gene encoding MFS-type transporter clz9-like: MPSRNHLDKIGRKKKKKWTEEAMERALIKVKSGRCTVRQAAKEFGVPKSSLGDRVSGRVTPGSRSGPAQLITSADEELLVEFSLYMSKHGFPLTKQQLVSFASSIYKRQHRRVAFSKLGQTWWLNFRKRQEKNITIQPADNVVRGRTVCVRKEAVDQFFHLLSTVMDAHGLRDKPHQILNCNETGFQLGRKRVILPKSASLGCKPAPGSRDHISVLACFSAAGEDIAPFIIYSKAYPGGVCYKTQGPPNALYGWSDSGCINSELFKKWFLKHFLVQAPKERPLLLIFDGHKSPVNLEVVEAARKEDVILLCLPPHCSHVLQPLDAGLFALLKQRFAALIGDGCTTDTHFAVSKKEFSGVFKGTYQVAKEEEGVRIVKESFRKCGIYPLNHFAINEENLMPSHSTGPAAGPSLSSSAQGMHTVGDLTAAGPSS, translated from the coding sequence atgccatcgAGAAATCATCTTGACAAAATcgggaggaaaaagaagaagaaatggacAGAGGAGGCCATGGAGCGCGCACTGATCAAGGTGAAGTCAGGGAGGTGCACAGTGAGACAGGCTGCCAAGGAGTTTGGAGTCCCTAAATCTTCACTGGGGGACAGAGTCAGTGGACGGGTGACACCAGGGAGTCGCAGCGGGCCAGCTCAGCTTATAACCTCTGCTGACGAGGAACTGCTGGTGGAGTTCTCCTTGTACATGTCCAAGCATGGATTCCCACTGACTAAGCAGCAGCTGGTGTCCTTCGCCTCTTCGATTTATAAGCGGCAGCACCGGAGAGTGGCGTTCTCTAAGCTGGGCCAGACCTGGTGGCTCAATTTTAGGAAACGGCAAGAAAAGAATATTACCATCCAGCCGGCAGACAATGTTGTCCGCGGGAGGACAGTGTGTGTAAGGAAGGAAGCGGTGGATCAGTTTTTTCACTTGCTGAGCACCGTCATGGACGCTCACGGGCTGAGGGACAAGCCTCACCAAATCTTAAACTGCAATGAGACGGGCTTTCAGCTGGGCAGGAAGAGGGTGATTCTTCCCAAATCTGCCAGTCTGGGCTGCAAGCCAGCACCAGGCTCCAGGGACCACATCTCCGTCCTGGCTTGCTTTAGTGCAGCTGGAGAGGACATTGCCCCGTTTATTATCTACTCAAAAGCCTACCCAGGCGGAGTATGCTACAAGACTCAAGGGCCGCCAAACGCCCTGTATGGATGGTCGGACTCGGGGTGTATCAACTCTGAGCTTTTCAAGAAGTGGTTCCTCAAACATTTCCTTGTGCAAGCGCCAAAGGAGCGTCCACTGCTGCTGATTTTTGACGGCCACAAGTCGCCCGTGAACCTGGAGGTGGTGGAAGCTGCTCGCAAGGAGGACGTTATACTTCTGTGCCTCCCGCCTCATTGCTCTCACGTCCTGCAGCCACTCGATGCGGGTCTCTTTGCACTCCTGAAGCAGCGCTTCGCAGCACTGATCGGTGACGGTTGTACCACTGATACTCACTTTGCAGTCAGCAAGAAGGAGTTCTCAGGTGTGTTTAAGGGGACGTATCAGGTAGcgaaagaggaggagggtgtcAGGATTGTCAAGGAAAGCTTTAGGAAATGTGGTATCTACCCGCTGAACCACTTCGCCATTAATGAGGAAAATTTAATGCCATCGCACAGCACGGGCCCAGCAGCCGGACCCTCATTGTCCTCATCAGCACAGGGGATGCACACTGTAGGAGACCTCACTGCTGCTGGACCCTCATCCTAA